In one window of Bernardetia sp. DNA:
- a CDS encoding FkbM family methyltransferase: protein MKFSKNKIKQMLLEESSLKKLNSFYNGLDSHEKEVFHTSYAKIFREEMKIDSLNTTWTVQFADHSIKVPLRAESMWLDWDTAVSIVGHDIEVKAFYKKLILSEYKPKLVFDVGANYGTHSILFLATGIDTITFEPNPACYDSFDTMAKLNNLKYNLEKVAVGETESTATLVFPEKDTWLGSLTEEYVESINTFDKVKKVETKVITLDNYTDSKGIVPDFIKIDTEGFEINVIKGAKKLLRNNPTIITFECIKQEEKQQLFEQFDAINYQIHELQHLTTSPLSKTDFMQSEYVNFLAISSEHPALKSDLFVS, encoded by the coding sequence ATGAAATTTTCAAAAAATAAAATAAAACAAATGCTTTTAGAGGAAAGCTCTTTAAAAAAACTCAATTCATTTTATAATGGTTTGGATAGCCACGAGAAAGAGGTTTTTCATACTTCTTATGCCAAAATATTTAGAGAAGAAATGAAAATAGATTCTTTAAATACTACTTGGACAGTTCAGTTTGCTGACCATAGTATTAAAGTGCCTCTAAGAGCAGAATCTATGTGGTTAGACTGGGATACAGCCGTTTCTATTGTTGGACACGATATTGAAGTAAAAGCATTTTATAAAAAACTTATCTTATCAGAATATAAGCCCAAACTCGTTTTTGATGTAGGAGCTAACTACGGAACACATTCTATTTTATTTTTAGCAACTGGAATAGATACTATTACTTTTGAGCCTAATCCTGCTTGTTATGATAGTTTTGACACTATGGCAAAACTGAATAATCTCAAGTATAATTTAGAAAAGGTAGCCGTAGGAGAAACAGAAAGTACGGCTACACTTGTCTTTCCAGAAAAAGATACTTGGCTAGGAAGCCTTACAGAAGAATATGTTGAGAGTATCAATACCTTCGATAAAGTAAAGAAAGTAGAGACAAAAGTAATTACTTTAGATAATTATACAGATTCCAAAGGCATTGTGCCAGACTTCATAAAAATAGACACAGAAGGTTTTGAAATAAATGTCATTAAAGGAGCAAAAAAGTTATTAAGGAATAACCCTACTATTATTACCTTTGAATGTATAAAGCAAGAAGAAAAACAACAGTTATTCGAACAGTTTGATGCTATAAATTATCAAATCCATGAGTTGCAGCATCTAACTACCTCTCCTTTGAGTAAGACAGATTTTATGCAGTCAGAATATGTAAATTTTTTAGCGATTAGTTCAGAACATCCAGCCTTAAAATCTGATTTGTTTGTAAGTTAA
- a CDS encoding glycosyltransferase: MKKYLPKGSKIYLMTLEQPHFKMSEEQKEQVKKELQNDFDIYLLDFSYYRFGLRSILNWVRIVSVLVKTVFTKNIRFIHPFCMPAGAGAYLVSKFTGKKLIIDSFEPHAEAMLESNTWKKNSLAFQILWNLEKLQTSRASAFVPCVNEMQNYAKNRYRIDISDRCLESKPACVDVNLFDFNKRKNPKLLEELGLQDKIVSVYAGKFGSSYLEKEIFDFWKVCHDFWGDTFRVLILTSHKEEEINNYCRESNLDRNIVTTKFVFHEHIPSYIGLGDFGVTPFKPAASKRYGTPIKTGEYWAMGLPVVITPHISDDSDTIKKYQIGSIMNEFTEEEYLRIAKEINELLVHKEETNLHQKIRDIAEKYRGFQIAHRVYDELYGEKGRAWTF, encoded by the coding sequence ATGAAAAAATATTTACCCAAAGGCAGTAAAATTTATTTAATGACTTTAGAACAGCCTCATTTCAAGATGAGTGAGGAACAAAAAGAACAAGTAAAAAAGGAACTTCAAAATGATTTTGATATTTACCTGTTAGATTTTTCCTATTACCGTTTTGGTCTGCGCTCTATACTCAACTGGGTAAGAATAGTAAGTGTTCTTGTAAAAACAGTTTTTACGAAAAATATACGTTTTATTCACCCTTTTTGTATGCCAGCAGGAGCAGGAGCTTATTTAGTCTCCAAGTTTACAGGAAAAAAACTCATCATAGATAGTTTTGAGCCACATGCAGAAGCTATGCTAGAAAGCAATACGTGGAAAAAGAATAGTTTGGCTTTTCAAATTTTATGGAACTTAGAAAAACTCCAAACTTCTCGTGCCTCTGCTTTCGTTCCTTGTGTGAATGAAATGCAAAATTATGCCAAAAACAGATACAGAATTGATATTTCAGACCGTTGTTTAGAATCCAAACCAGCTTGTGTAGATGTAAACTTATTTGACTTTAATAAGCGAAAAAACCCCAAGTTATTAGAAGAATTAGGATTACAAGACAAAATTGTGAGTGTTTATGCAGGAAAGTTTGGCAGTTCGTACTTAGAAAAAGAGATTTTTGATTTTTGGAAAGTTTGTCATGATTTTTGGGGAGATACATTTAGAGTTCTGATTCTGACCTCTCATAAAGAAGAAGAAATAAATAACTATTGTAGGGAAAGTAATTTAGACAGGAATATTGTTACTACAAAGTTTGTTTTCCATGAGCATATCCCTTCTTACATCGGACTAGGAGATTTTGGCGTTACGCCTTTCAAGCCAGCAGCTTCCAAACGCTATGGCACTCCCATCAAAACAGGAGAATATTGGGCAATGGGACTTCCAGTAGTCATCACACCACATATTTCAGATGATTCTGATACTATCAAAAAATATCAAATTGGCTCAATTATGAACGAGTTTACAGAAGAAGAATATTTACGTATTGCAAAAGAAATCAACGAACTTTTAGTTCATAAAGAAGAAACCAACTTACACCAAAAAATACGAGATATTGCTGAAAAGTACAGAGGTTTTCAGATTGCTCACCGTGTGTATGATGAGCTGTATGGAGAAAAGGGACGTGCTTGGACGTTTTAA
- a CDS encoding ion transporter produces the protein MSYSSLRIRIYTIIERGEKHDKKSVYFDYFIIILVLLSVISTIWESYPKAQAKYGEYFHAFEVFSIIIFTIEYLLRLWTAPLKYPHLSAWKAYLKYIFSFIALIDLLAILPFYLPFFGVEDLRLLRMMRLLRLLRIFKLNRYSRALNLVYDVLKEKGEELVTTVFFALILLLVSSTLMYYVEHDVNPNGFPNIVATLWWAVVTLTTVGYGDVVPVTMVGKFLNGVTALIGIGVVALPTSILSAGFLEKIEERKKIEKAAKEQLEKELLEGLKERTEGKQEQHENNQQLCYCPHCGGKLPKMD, from the coding sequence ATGAGTTATTCCTCACTTCGAATACGAATTTATACTATAATAGAGCGTGGAGAAAAACATGATAAAAAAAGTGTCTATTTCGATTACTTTATCATTATACTGGTTTTATTGAGTGTGATTTCTACCATTTGGGAGTCATATCCAAAAGCACAAGCAAAATATGGAGAGTATTTTCACGCCTTTGAAGTTTTTTCTATTATCATTTTTACGATAGAATATTTACTTCGTTTGTGGACTGCACCTCTAAAATATCCTCATTTATCAGCTTGGAAAGCCTATTTAAAGTATATTTTTTCTTTTATTGCGCTTATAGATTTGCTTGCCATTCTTCCATTTTATCTACCCTTCTTCGGGGTAGAAGATTTGCGACTTCTCAGAATGATGAGGCTACTGCGTCTTTTGCGTATTTTTAAACTCAATCGATATTCTCGTGCTTTAAACCTAGTCTATGATGTTCTTAAAGAAAAAGGAGAAGAACTTGTAACTACTGTGTTTTTTGCTCTTATTTTGCTTTTAGTTTCTTCTACATTAATGTACTATGTTGAACACGATGTGAACCCAAATGGTTTTCCTAATATTGTTGCAACGCTTTGGTGGGCTGTCGTTACACTTACAACAGTGGGTTATGGAGATGTTGTACCTGTTACGATGGTAGGAAAGTTTCTCAATGGCGTCACGGCACTTATTGGGATTGGTGTTGTGGCACTGCCTACCAGTATATTGAGTGCAGGTTTCTTAGAGAAAATAGAAGAGCGCAAGAAAATAGAAAAAGCAGCTAAAGAGCAGTTAGAGAAAGAACTATTGGAAGGTTTGAAAGAACGAACAGAAGGTAAGCAAGAGCAGCACGAAAACAATCAACAACTCTGTTATTGTCCTCATTGTGGGGGGAAGTTGCCTAAGATGGATTAG
- a CDS encoding ABC1 kinase family protein, translating into MERKSQDNIPTSKVQRAAKFAKTGVKLGANYVKHYAKKAVNPSLDRKELDDANASDVYDTLSELKGSALKVAQMMSMSEGMLPSAYSEKFKMAQYTAPPLSFPLVVKTFKQYLGKSPNDIFDEFGKDAMNAASIGQVHKAKIGDQTFAVKIQYPGVAESIDSDLRMVKPFAMQLLGLSERDLEIYMKEVGDMLKSETNYNLELERSQKLAKLTQEAVPDAIFPNYYPEYSSERILTMDFLEGMHLKEFLATNPSQEVKNKVAQTLWDFYDFQMHVLKEVHADPHPGNFLMQEDGKVGFIDFGAVKVIPEEYYYKHFSIMEKSILEDNEKLETAFEDLGFLMPSDTPQERAFFKGVFKELLSLSMKPFHSDTFYFGDKAYFNDLNEFGERLSKMPELRNSKQARGSQHSLYLNRTYFGLYFLLHELDATISTRSHWYKNS; encoded by the coding sequence ATGGAACGCAAATCACAAGATAATATACCTACTAGCAAAGTACAGAGAGCTGCCAAATTTGCCAAAACAGGAGTAAAATTAGGGGCAAATTATGTAAAACACTATGCAAAGAAAGCTGTAAATCCAAGCCTTGACAGGAAAGAATTAGATGATGCAAATGCAAGCGATGTCTATGATACACTAAGCGAACTAAAAGGAAGTGCTTTAAAGGTGGCACAAATGATGTCTATGAGCGAAGGAATGTTGCCGAGTGCGTATAGTGAAAAATTTAAAATGGCACAATATACTGCTCCACCATTGTCGTTTCCATTGGTTGTCAAGACATTTAAGCAATATTTAGGAAAAAGTCCGAATGATATTTTTGATGAATTTGGTAAAGATGCGATGAATGCTGCCTCCATTGGGCAAGTGCATAAAGCAAAAATTGGAGACCAAACTTTTGCCGTAAAGATACAATATCCAGGAGTAGCAGAAAGTATTGATTCAGATTTGAGAATGGTAAAGCCTTTCGCAATGCAGCTTTTAGGACTTAGTGAGCGTGATTTGGAAATTTATATGAAGGAAGTAGGGGATATGCTCAAGTCAGAAACAAATTATAATTTAGAATTAGAACGCTCTCAAAAATTAGCCAAGCTCACTCAAGAGGCTGTCCCAGATGCTATTTTTCCCAATTATTACCCAGAATATTCTTCAGAAAGAATCTTGACAATGGATTTTTTGGAAGGAATGCACTTAAAAGAATTTTTGGCAACTAATCCATCACAAGAAGTTAAAAATAAGGTAGCCCAAACACTTTGGGATTTTTATGATTTTCAGATGCACGTTTTAAAGGAAGTTCACGCAGACCCTCATCCTGGTAATTTCTTAATGCAAGAAGATGGAAAAGTTGGCTTTATAGACTTTGGTGCAGTAAAAGTAATTCCAGAAGAATACTATTACAAACATTTTAGTATTATGGAAAAAAGTATTTTAGAGGACAATGAAAAACTAGAAACTGCCTTTGAAGATTTAGGATTTTTGATGCCTAGCGATACTCCACAAGAGAGAGCATTTTTTAAAGGTGTATTCAAAGAGCTTCTATCACTTTCTATGAAGCCTTTTCATAGTGATACGTTCTATTTTGGGGATAAGGCATATTTCAATGACTTAAATGAATTTGGTGAAAGACTTTCCAAAATGCCAGAACTTCGTAACTCAAAACAAGCTAGAGGTTCACAGCATTCATTGTATCTCAATAGAACCTATTTTGGCTTGTATTTTTTATTACACGAACTAGATGCCACTATAAGCACACGTTCGCATTGGTATAAAAACTCATAA
- a CDS encoding YkvA family protein produces MSDTTKESPTHFTEEDFIQQESPIVTPNSQIEVEEQVENSKFYKKAASKAVKVIASRNKMFALLNKAYTYFIEKEGDKPVSTEVKEKFKTLLRLIRALYKKEYRDFPWGSLVKATATIIYLVSPLDVMPDFIPFVGMMDDFALISWTIGSLNDDIKDFENWEQAQALKIAEQTT; encoded by the coding sequence ATGTCAGATACAACAAAAGAAAGCCCTACTCACTTTACGGAAGAAGACTTCATACAACAAGAAAGCCCCATTGTTACTCCAAACTCTCAAATTGAGGTAGAGGAACAAGTAGAAAACTCTAAGTTTTATAAAAAAGCTGCTTCAAAAGCTGTGAAAGTAATTGCAAGCCGAAACAAAATGTTTGCTCTACTCAACAAAGCCTATACCTACTTTATTGAAAAAGAGGGAGATAAGCCTGTCAGTACGGAAGTAAAAGAGAAATTTAAGACGTTGTTGCGCCTTATTCGTGCGCTTTATAAAAAAGAATACAGAGATTTTCCTTGGGGTTCACTCGTAAAAGCTACAGCGACAATTATCTATTTGGTTTCTCCTTTAGATGTTATGCCAGATTTTATTCCTTTTGTGGGTATGATGGACGATTTTGCTCTTATTTCTTGGACAATCGGATCATTGAATGATGATATTAAGGATTTTGAAAATTGGGAACAGGCGCAAGCTCTAAAGATTGCAGAACAGACTACTTAA
- a CDS encoding alpha/beta hydrolase — protein MIKKNISFSYKARYSTHGNLSSTTEYIWVVFHGYGQLAEFFIKKFETLDTDKHYIIAPQGLSTAYLEKFTGRVGANWMTKHERELDIENNLNYLETLVRSELKDISTHAKKIIVLGFSQGAATASRWIAHTDYEINRFLVWGGMIAHDIEPIFYQKMKNKIALFYGDKDEFINEEKLKTGLEVLKEVEISPQLIPYRGTHKIYEEVLNDFIQNSLA, from the coding sequence ATGATAAAAAAAAACATATCCTTTTCCTATAAAGCAAGATATTCTACACACGGAAACCTAAGCAGTACAACTGAATATATTTGGGTCGTTTTTCATGGATATGGACAACTTGCCGAATTTTTTATCAAAAAATTTGAAACATTAGATACAGACAAACACTATATTATTGCTCCACAAGGATTATCTACAGCTTATTTAGAAAAATTCACAGGCAGGGTGGGAGCAAACTGGATGACCAAACACGAAAGAGAACTGGATATAGAAAATAATTTAAACTATCTGGAAACTCTAGTAAGAAGTGAACTAAAAGATATTTCTACACACGCAAAAAAAATTATTGTATTAGGGTTTTCGCAAGGAGCAGCTACGGCAAGTCGGTGGATTGCTCACACTGATTATGAAATAAATAGATTCTTAGTATGGGGAGGAATGATAGCTCACGATATTGAACCCATTTTTTATCAGAAAATGAAAAATAAAATTGCTCTTTTTTATGGAGATAAAGACGAATTTATCAATGAAGAGAAACTCAAAACTGGTTTGGAGGTCTTAAAGGAGGTGGAAATTTCTCCACAACTTATCCCCTATCGTGGCACACACAAAATATATGAAGAGGTTTTAAATGATTTTATTCAAAACTCTTTAGCATAG
- a CDS encoding ATP-binding cassette domain-containing protein, with the protein MSEEILKALTQLFAVVSKQDGGVSEAERNFVIRFFEQELDRKRLNEYVALYDQYAEFGVDGEKNKDKKGEEATAEKEEINPEDIVIITEGKTPEEIEQQEKDKARAIRKAKRKAKKAAEGGGNIKLKDSMRTLRVCRDINKTLAQKQKVIVTFKILEMLAVDRNFSSHRLEIIKTASEIFKIPKKEYELMENFVISTDSQQMFDSPNFLVFDEEAPPVESRKKFIDSGLLDGEIVFIRLESVDLYFTKYNGKDEIFLNGQLVKKDTIVLFSNGSVFKTPKGAPLYYSDLVTRFNDSAKQNPISFNAINIDFRFPDGTIGLRNVNIAEGPGKLLSIMGASGAGKTTLLNVLAGLETPYKGEVRINGFNIHTESDKVEGVIGYVSQDDLLIEELSVYQNLYYNAKLCFKDLSEEELDTRVMEVLASLGLDRIKDITVGSVLNKMISGGQRKRLNIALELIREPAVMFVDEPTSGLSSRDSENVIDLLKELSLKGKLIFVVIHQPSSDIYKMFDKMILLDTGGYPIYYGNPVEAIAYFKRATNQVGSDNGQCQTCGTVTPELLFNIIEARVVNEYGEYTGVRKIAPPEWNDLYKQTHSITPVDTVNEPPPNSLSIPSKIKQAAIFTTRDFLSKISNTQYMMINLLEAPLLALLLSVIVRFKNAKDTSEYIFRYNDNVPAYMLIAIIVALFMGLTVSAEEIIRDRKIQRRESFLNLSRISYLTSKILILFTLSAIQTFTFAIIGNTILEIQGMYWQYWLVLFSISCFANALGLNISASFNSAVTVYILIPLLLIPQMILSGAIFRFDQLNNAIVEKGRIPLIADFMASRWAYEALAVEQFKDNPFEREIFDVEFEISQYQHKANFWIPKMQEILDRAANYAESAQNENADSVMVLLQSDIALLKHEWQSEKVNEILERLKLQAEDLELSSEEQKLLTTDLEKTLQIIEFDRAMADKLKAVLEMIRSKVMTPKFVMAGERKDSIINAMEQDPSNKLSVVELKNKYTNEYLESQVKNEMIKDRYVEGDGFLVQQTDPIFAVRNPNNISNPLDYRTHFFAPEKHFLGNYFDTMWFNVCVMWAMTILLLITLYFEWLKKLIDMLGSISFKKSKK; encoded by the coding sequence ATGAGTGAGGAAATACTAAAAGCCCTAACCCAATTATTTGCAGTTGTCTCAAAACAAGACGGTGGTGTATCAGAAGCCGAACGTAACTTTGTCATCCGATTCTTCGAACAAGAATTGGATAGAAAAAGGCTAAATGAGTATGTAGCACTGTATGACCAATATGCAGAGTTTGGAGTAGATGGCGAAAAAAATAAAGATAAAAAAGGAGAAGAAGCCACAGCAGAAAAGGAAGAAATAAATCCAGAAGATATAGTAATCATTACAGAAGGCAAAACGCCAGAAGAAATAGAACAACAAGAGAAAGACAAAGCTAGAGCTATACGAAAAGCGAAGAGAAAAGCAAAAAAAGCAGCAGAAGGAGGAGGTAATATCAAGCTCAAGGATAGTATGCGTACGCTAAGAGTTTGTAGAGATATTAACAAAACGCTTGCTCAAAAACAAAAAGTAATTGTTACCTTCAAGATTTTGGAGATGTTGGCTGTGGATAGAAACTTTAGTAGCCACAGATTAGAAATTATCAAGACAGCTTCTGAAATTTTTAAAATTCCAAAAAAGGAATATGAGCTGATGGAAAACTTTGTTATTTCCACAGACTCTCAACAGATGTTTGATTCTCCAAACTTCTTAGTCTTCGATGAGGAAGCTCCTCCTGTAGAAAGTAGAAAAAAATTCATTGATTCTGGTCTTTTAGATGGTGAAATTGTATTTATTCGCCTTGAAAGTGTTGATTTATATTTCACAAAATATAATGGTAAGGATGAGATTTTCCTAAATGGTCAGCTTGTAAAGAAAGATACGATTGTTCTTTTCTCTAATGGTAGTGTTTTCAAAACACCAAAAGGTGCGCCTCTTTATTATAGTGATCTTGTTACTCGCTTCAATGATTCGGCAAAGCAAAACCCTATCTCTTTTAACGCCATCAATATAGATTTTCGTTTTCCAGATGGAACTATCGGACTTCGAAATGTAAATATTGCTGAAGGTCCAGGCAAACTTCTTAGTATAATGGGAGCAAGTGGCGCAGGAAAAACGACACTTCTCAATGTTTTGGCTGGTTTAGAAACGCCGTATAAAGGAGAAGTCAGAATCAATGGATTCAATATTCACACAGAATCTGACAAAGTAGAGGGCGTAATTGGTTATGTTTCTCAAGACGACTTACTTATAGAAGAGCTTAGTGTCTATCAAAACTTGTATTATAATGCTAAACTTTGTTTTAAAGACCTTAGTGAAGAAGAGTTAGATACTCGTGTGATGGAGGTATTGGCAAGTTTGGGATTAGATAGAATAAAAGATATTACTGTTGGTAGTGTTCTGAATAAAATGATTAGTGGAGGACAGCGTAAGCGTTTGAATATTGCTTTAGAGCTTATTCGTGAGCCTGCTGTCATGTTTGTAGATGAACCTACTTCTGGACTGTCCTCAAGAGATTCAGAAAATGTAATTGACCTTCTGAAAGAACTCTCTTTAAAAGGTAAACTTATTTTTGTGGTTATTCACCAACCATCATCAGACATTTATAAGATGTTTGATAAGATGATTTTGTTAGATACTGGTGGTTATCCTATCTATTACGGCAATCCTGTTGAGGCGATTGCATACTTTAAGCGTGCTACAAATCAAGTCGGAAGTGATAACGGACAGTGCCAAACATGTGGTACGGTTACGCCAGAGCTTCTCTTCAATATTATTGAAGCACGAGTAGTAAATGAATATGGAGAATATACAGGAGTACGAAAAATTGCTCCACCAGAATGGAATGACCTTTACAAACAAACTCACTCTATCACTCCAGTAGATACGGTCAATGAGCCACCACCGAATTCGCTTAGTATTCCATCAAAGATAAAACAAGCTGCTATTTTTACGACGAGAGATTTTCTCTCTAAAATAAGCAATACGCAATACATGATGATAAATTTGTTGGAAGCTCCTTTGCTTGCACTTCTATTATCTGTTATTGTGCGTTTCAAAAATGCTAAAGATACTTCTGAATATATTTTCAGATATAATGACAATGTCCCTGCCTATATGCTTATTGCTATTATTGTAGCCCTCTTTATGGGACTGACTGTCAGTGCAGAGGAAATTATTCGGGATAGAAAAATTCAAAGGCGAGAATCCTTCCTTAATTTGAGTAGAATAAGTTACCTAACTTCTAAGATTCTTATTTTATTTACACTCTCGGCGATTCAAACCTTTACTTTTGCCATCATTGGAAATACAATTCTTGAAATTCAAGGTATGTATTGGCAATATTGGCTCGTACTGTTTAGTATTTCTTGTTTTGCCAATGCTTTGGGTTTAAATATTTCGGCTTCTTTCAACTCAGCTGTTACAGTTTATATCTTAATTCCACTTCTCTTGATTCCTCAAATGATTTTGAGTGGTGCAATTTTTAGATTTGACCAACTCAACAACGCTATTGTAGAAAAGGGACGTATTCCACTTATTGCTGATTTTATGGCATCTCGTTGGGCGTATGAAGCCTTAGCAGTAGAGCAATTTAAAGACAATCCGTTCGAAAGAGAGATTTTTGATGTAGAATTTGAAATCAGTCAGTATCAACACAAAGCGAACTTTTGGATTCCTAAGATGCAGGAAATTTTAGACCGTGCTGCCAACTATGCTGAAAGTGCACAAAATGAAAATGCAGATTCGGTTATGGTGTTATTACAAAGTGATATTGCTCTTTTAAAGCACGAGTGGCAAAGCGAAAAAGTAAATGAAATACTGGAACGCTTAAAACTACAAGCTGAAGATTTAGAACTCTCTTCTGAAGAACAAAAGCTATTAACTACCGATTTGGAAAAAACACTTCAAATCATAGAGTTTGATAGAGCAATGGCAGATAAGCTAAAGGCAGTTTTGGAAATGATACGCTCAAAAGTGATGACACCTAAGTTTGTTATGGCAGGCGAGCGAAAAGATAGTATTATCAATGCTATGGAACAAGACCCTTCAAACAAACTATCTGTAGTAGAACTAAAAAATAAATACACCAATGAGTATTTAGAATCACAAGTAAAAAATGAAATGATAAAGGATAGATATGTAGAGGGGGATGGATTTTTGGTGCAACAAACCGACCCTATCTTTGCTGTTCGTAATCCGAATAATATCTCAAATCCTTTGGATTATCGTACACATTTCTTTGCTCCAGAAAAACATTTTCTAGGCAATTACTTCGATACAATGTGGTTCAATGTCTGTGTAATGTGGGCAATGACAATACTTTTGCTCATCACACTCTACTTCGAATGGCTCAAAAAATTAATTGACATGCTAGGAAGTATTAGTTTTAAGAAGAGTAAAAAATAA
- a CDS encoding DUF1987 domain-containing protein codes for MDVINLEPTEDTPKVILDKDRQVFEISGRSLPEDAAEFYQPILDWLDEYENQVNPDTNFMFKLEYFNTASSKLILDILSKLEEIEGASVIWYFHEDDEDMEEAGEEFSDLVDIPFDFKTY; via the coding sequence ATGGACGTAATCAACTTAGAACCAACAGAAGACACTCCAAAAGTAATCTTAGACAAAGACCGTCAAGTATTTGAAATATCAGGACGTTCTCTTCCAGAAGATGCAGCCGAGTTTTATCAGCCTATCTTAGATTGGCTAGATGAGTACGAAAATCAAGTAAATCCAGATACTAACTTTATGTTTAAGCTGGAATACTTCAACACAGCATCTTCAAAACTTATCTTAGATATTCTCTCTAAGCTAGAGGAAATTGAAGGCGCATCTGTGATTTGGTATTTCCACGAAGACGACGAGGATATGGAAGAAGCTGGTGAAGAGTTTTCTGACCTTGTAGATATTCCATTTGATTTCAAGACCTATTAA
- a CDS encoding SiaB family protein kinase, whose product MKYIYDLHKVMLKQNLLLVYEGEFSQEITKAVLAMAERNMDSFGEQRKVKTKVFNVMVELLQNIFKHSQSYQEEIYGKNNAIFSLAKTDDYYFVLSGNPLFTNEVGDLEHRLTEINKLDAAGLKEEYKRIIKSKKGVGKEGLSEKGGAGLGFIDMARKSGNQIRFDFEKINDELSFFSLRMTIDRNLESKGKSSDD is encoded by the coding sequence ATGAAATATATTTATGACTTACATAAAGTTATGCTCAAACAAAACTTGCTTTTAGTATATGAAGGTGAGTTTAGCCAAGAGATAACTAAGGCAGTTTTGGCTATGGCAGAACGTAATATGGACTCTTTTGGAGAACAGCGTAAAGTCAAAACAAAAGTGTTTAATGTCATGGTAGAATTACTCCAAAATATTTTTAAGCATTCACAGAGTTATCAAGAAGAGATATACGGAAAAAATAACGCTATTTTTTCTCTTGCTAAGACTGATGATTATTATTTTGTATTGTCAGGTAATCCACTCTTTACAAACGAAGTAGGAGATTTAGAACATCGCTTGACAGAAATAAACAAGTTAGATGCTGCTGGTCTTAAAGAAGAATACAAGCGAATAATTAAAAGTAAGAAAGGTGTTGGTAAGGAAGGACTATCTGAAAAAGGTGGTGCTGGTCTTGGTTTCATAGATATGGCTCGTAAGTCAGGGAATCAAATTCGCTTTGACTTTGAGAAAATCAATGACGAATTATCTTTCTTCTCTCTTCGCATGACTATTGATAGAAACTTAGAATCAAAAGGTAAAAGCAGCGACGATTAA